The Gemmatimonadota bacterium DH-78 region CGGCCCCGCGCGGCTGCACCGGGTGGCCTCCGCGGTCCGGATCCCCGTGGTGGGAATCGGCGGGATCACCGCCGACAACGTCGGCCAGGTGGCCCGGACGGCCGCGGCCGGCTGCGCCGTGATCTCCGAGGTCATGGCGGCAACCGACCCCGCCGCAGCCTGCGAAGCGCTTCTCGCACCCTTCCACAGCCGCTCCTGACCGACACCTCGTCGATGCTGGAGGGGTTGGGGTGGGGTGAAACGACGAACCGCCCGCCGTGGACGAATCCACGACGGGCGGTGTCGGTGAAAAAAGCTGGCGGCGACGTACTCTCCCACAGAGTCCCCTCTGCAGTACCATCCGCGCTGCGAGGCTTAACGGCCGTGTTCGGGATGGGAACGGGTGTGTCCCTCGCGCCAAGGCCACCAGCAATATTCTCGGGGTTCAGAGAGTGCAGGCATCGGTGTGCGCGATGCCGCCCGTGGTGTCGGGCGTTAGTTCTGTGGTGCTGGTTGGTGCGTTCCTGCAAACGCGGTCGCGTCGATCCACCCAGCCATGTTGTCGATGGTGGGGGAGACGGACTGCGGTCAAGCCTCACGGGCCATTAGTACGGCTCGGCTGCACATGTTGCCATGCTTCCACCTGCCGCCTATCAACGTGATCGTCTCTCACGGCCCTTCAGGGAGCTTGCGCTCCGGGAGTGCTCATCTTGGAGTGGGCTTCCCACTTAGATGCTTTCAGCGGTTATCCCTTCCCAACGTCGCTACCCGGCGATGCCGCTGGCGCGACAACCGGTACACGAGTGGTTGGTCCATCCCGGTCCTCTCGTACTAGGGATGGCTCTCCTCAACACTCCGACGCCCACGACGGATACAGACCGAACTGTCTCACGACGTTCTGAACCCAGCTCATGTACCGCTTTAACGGGCGAACAGCCCGACCCTTGGGACCTTCTCCAGCCCCAGGATGCGATAAGCCGACATCGAGGTGCCAAACCGCCCCGTCGATGTGAACTCTCGGGGGCGATAAGCCTGTTATCCCCGGCGTACCTTTTATCCGTTGAGCGATGGCCCTTCCATACGGGACCACCGGATCACTAAGACCTGGTTTCCCACCTGCTCGATCCGTCGATCTCGCAGTCAAGCTCCCTTCTGCCTTTACACTCTACGCGCGATTGCCGACCGCGCTGAGGGAACCTTTGCGCGCCTCCGTTACTCTTTGGGAGGCGACCGCCCCAGTCAAACTACCCGCCTGTCACGGTCTCCGACGAGGATTCACTCGTCTGGGTTAGAGCCTCAACATCGTAAGGGTGGTATTTCACCAGCGACTCCCTACCCCCTGGCGAGGGCAGTTCATAGTCTCCCACCTATCCTACACATGCGGTGCCAAGACCCAATAACAGGGTGTAGTAAAGGTGCACGGGGTCTTTTTGTCCTGTCGCGGGTAATCGGTATCCTCACCGATACTCCAATTTCGCCGAGCTCACGGAGGAGACAGTGCCCAAGTCGTTACGCCATTCGTGCAGGTCGGAACTTACCCGACAAGGAATTTCGCTACCTTAGGACCGTTATAGTTACGGCCGCCGTTTACCGGGGCTTCAATTCAGAGCTTCGGATTACTCCTAACCCCTCCTTTTAACCTTCCGGCACCGGGCAGGCGTCAGTGCCTATACGTCGTCTTCGCGACTTTGCAGACACCTGTGTTTTTGCTAAACAGTCGCTTGGGCCGATTCTCTGCGGCCCGCCTCAGCTCACTCCGCTACGGAGTTCACCTACTACGGGCTCCCCTTCTCCCGAAGTTACGGGGACATTTTGCCGAGTTCCTTCTCCGTGGATCACTCGAGCACCTTAGGCTTCTCGCCTCGCCTACGTGTGTCCGTTTACGGTACGGTCACAGTGCACACTCCCCTGCGAGGCTTTTCTCGGCGGTCTGCTTGAGAACCCTTTGCGGGGCCCGAAGGCCCCTTCGGCATCGGCGCTCGGCTCAGTCCGGCGGATTTGCCTACCGGACACGCCTACCACCTTGCATCGGAAATCCACCACCCGACGGTTCCTACGCTCCCGCGTCCCCCCTCAGGGTCGAACGCATACACTGTGGTACAGGAATGTTGACCTGTTTCCCATCGCCTACGCCCTTCGGCCTCGGCTTAGGGACCGACTGACCCGGAGCGGATGAACCTGGCTCCGGAACCCTTAGGCTTTCGGTGTGGGGGATCCTCCCCCCCATTATCGCGTACTCATTCCGGCATACTCTCTTCCCTGCGCTCCACCGGAACCCTCACAGGCCGGCTTCGACGCTCAGGGAACGCTCCCCTACCATGTTCCTTAAAAAGTCACATCCGTAGCTTCGGTGGTATGCTTGAGTCCCGACCATTATCGGCGCAGATTCACTTGACTAGTGAGCTATTACGCACTCTTCAAAGGCATGGCTGCTTCTAAGCCAACCTCCTAGTTGTCTGTGCAAATCCACATCCTTTCTCACTTAGCATACACTTGGGGACCTTAGCTGACGGTCTGGGCTGTTTCCCTCTCGCGGACGGACATTATCGCTCGCCCACTGACTCCCAGGGTCCATCTGACAGGCATTCGGAGTTTGCTTGGGGTCGGTAACCGGGTAAGGCCCCTAACCCATGCAGTGCTCTACCTCCTGCAGACAATTCCTGAGGCTATACCAAAATATATTTCGGGGAGAACCAGCTATCTCCGAGCTTGATTGGCCTTTCACCCCTATCCACAGCTCATCCGAGTAATTTTCAACTCACAACGGTTCGGGCCTCCACCAGGTGTTACCCCGGCTTCACCCTGGCCATGGATAGATCGCTTCGGTTTCGGGTCTGCCCCCACGTACTCAAGCGCCCTGTTCAGACTCGCTTTCGCTTCGGCTCCGGCCCTGAAGGCCTTAACCTCGCACGTGAGGAGCAACTCGCCGGATCATAATGCAAAAGGCACGCCGTCACCCGTTCGCGCCCCGAAGGACACGCCAGGCTCCGACCGCTTGTATGCACACGGTTTCAGGTTCTGTTTCACTCGCCGTCAGGCGTTCTTTTCACCTTTCCCTCACGGTACTCTTCACTATCGGTCACGAGTTCGTATTTAGCCTTGGAGGATGGTCCCCCCAGATTCAATCGGGGTTTCACGTGCCCCGACCTACTCGGGTACCTCGGCCCCTCCGTACTCGCGTTTCGCATACGGGACTCTCACCCCCTTCGGTCCGCCGTTCCAGGCGCGTTCCGCTACGCTTTCCAGAGCTTTCCCCGAGGCCCCACAACCCCGACAGAGTCTCCCCCGCCGGTTTGGGCTCTTTCCCTTTCGCTCGCCGCTACTCAGGAAATCTCATTTGATTTCTCTTCCTGCGGGTACTTAGATGTTTCAGTTCCCCGCGTTGACTCCCTTTCGGGTGACAGGGTATGACCCCTGCCGGGTTTCCCCATTCGGACACCCCCGGATCAAAGCTTGCTTGCAGCTCCCCGAGGCTTTTCGCAGCTTGCCACGTCCTTCATCGCCGACTCGTACCTAGGCATTCACCGTGTGCACTTATCCGCTTGACCAGCAGTCGCCAGGAAGCGCCGAAACGCTCCCGTGTCTCCCACCAGTCCACCGAACTTCCTCATTCCTGACACCACGTTAGGACTCGATCAACGCCACGCGCCCAAAAAGACTGAAAAATGCGCGCAGCTCGAGCCTAAGGCATCACTTCACACTTTACCTTTACTCTCTGAACCCGGAATACGACACACCCCCTGCGAACGACCCCCGGTCACATCCAGGAACCCCTCGAGTGCATCGTACGTTTTTCAAACAACGGTTCCGTCACAGCTCATGTGTGGCGGAGCATTCCAAACTAGTGGAGGCACCCCGGGTCGTCAACGCCCCAGCCCGAGCAGTTCGACGAAGGGCTGGATCTTGGAGCCGCCCACCCAGAAGGTGCCCAGGGTCGAGTTGCGACGCGGGTTGTGCCAGTCGGATCCGCCCGTGGTCACCAGCGCGTGACGGCGCGCCGCGCTGCGCAGCCGCTTGATGTGCGAGGGCCGCGCCTCGGGCCGATGCACCTCCACCCCCTGCAGCCCCACCGCCGCCAGCCGCTCGACGAGAGCGTCGAGCAGATCCATGGGCGGGTGGGCCCACACCGGCACGCCACCGGCGGCCAGAATCGTCTCGACCGCCTCTTCCGGCGTCTGAAGCCGTGTGGAGACGAAGGCCGGGCGGTGATCGCCGATGAAGCGCCCGAAGGCGTCGGAGAAGTCGCGGGCGTGCCCCTCGTCGATGAGCACCTGGGCGAGGTGAGGGCGCCCGACCATCTCGTGGCGCGGCCCGGCGGCATCCAGCACGGAGCGCATCGACACGTGGATGCCCTCCTCCCGCGCCAGACCCTGGATGATCCGCTCCATCCTCTCCACCCGCACCCGCTTGGCCCGGGCCTCGTGCTCCCGCAGTGGGGGCGCTGCCGGGTCGACCCCGTAGCCGAGCACATGGATCTCCCGGCCCTCCCAGGTCGACGAGAGCTCGGTGCCCGCGACCACGCGGAGGGCCGAGCCTTCGGCCGCGGCCAGCGCCGGGCCGACCCCCGCGGTCGTGTCGTGATCCGTGACCGCGATCACGTCGAGGGCGCCATCGATGGCCGCGCGCACGATCGCCTCGGGGTCGAAGTCTCCGTCGGAGGCCGTGGTGTGGATGTGGAGGTCGAGGCGCATCGCCGGTCCTGAGTCGCGGATGGAAATGACACGAGGCGGGGAGGGTCGCGCCCTCCCCGCCTCGGGAACCTGTCGGGCCGATGGGCCCCGGGTCAGGCCAGCGGGTTGCCCGCCGACGCGCCCTCGAGAAGGTCCTCCGGGTCGGGCACGAGGCCCGCCGGAATCTCGGTGGGTGCATCCACCGACGCGAACTCGGTCAGCACCGTCACCCGATCGTTCTCGACCTTCACCACACCACCCGCGAGGTGGAAGCGGCGACTGCCGCCGCCCGGAAGATCCAGATCGAGTGCCCCCGCACCGAGCAGTGCCACCATCGGGGCGTGGCCCGGCAGGATCCCCACCTGGCCGTCCCACGAGGGCGCGACCACCCCGGCCGCCTGGCCCTCGAAGACCACCTTCTCCGGCGAGACGACGCGCACGTCGAGCGCGGCCATGATCAGCCCACCTTCGCGAGCTTCTCGGCCTCGGCCACCACCTCTTCGATCGAGCCCTTCATGTAGAAGGCCTGCTCGGGCAGGTGGTCGAACTCACCCTTGGCCACCCGCTCGAACGACTCGATGGTGTCGGCGAGCTTCACGTACTTCCCGGGGATACCCGTGAAGACCTCGGCCACGTGGAAGGGCTGCGACAGGAAGCGCTCCAGTCGGCGGGCCCGGCCCACGATCACCTTGTCCTCTTCGGTGAGCTCGTCCATTCCGAGAATGGCGATGATGTCCTGCAGGTCCTTGTAGCGCTGCAGGATGCTCTGCACCTCGACCGCCACCGAGTAGTGGCGCTCGCCGAGGAACTGCGGGTCGAGGATCCGCGACGACGAGTCGAGCGGGTCCACGGCCGGGTAGATGCCCTTCTCCGAAATCGCTCGCGACAGCACGGTCGTCGCGTCGAGGTGGGTGAAGGCGGTGGCCGGCGCCGGGTCGGTCAGGTCGTCGGCCGGCACGTAGATGGCCTGCACCGAGGTGATCGACCCCTCGCGGGTGGAGGTGATCCGCTCCTGGAGCTCACCCATCTCGGTGCCCAGCGTCGGCTGGTACCCCACCGCCGACGGCATGCGGCCGAGCAGCGCCGACACCTCGGATCCCGCCTGCGTGAAGCGGAAGATGTTGTCGACGAAGAGCAGCACGTCCTGCTTCTCGACGTCGCGGAAGTACTCGGCGATGGTCAGCCCCGACAGCCCCACCCGGAGGCGTGCTCCCGGCGGCTCGTTCATCTGGCCGTAGACCAGCGCGGTCGAGCTCAGAACACCGGCTTCCTTGAACTCGAGCCAGAGGTCGTTGCCCTCGCGAGTCCGCTCGCCCACGCCGCAGAAGACCGATCGACCGCCGTGCTCCATGGCGATGTTGTTGATCAGCTCCTGAATGATCACGGTCTTGCCCACCCCGGCGCCTCCGAAGAGACCGGTCTTTCCGCCCTTCACGTAGGGGGCGAGCAGGTCGACCACCTTGATGCCCGTCTCGAAGATCTCGGTCTTCGGCTCCAGATCGGAGAACCGCGGGGGGTGGCGGTGGATCGGCCACCGCTCGACCGACGCATCGATCTCACCCGCCTCGTCGACGGGGTCCCCGAGCACGTTCAGGATGCGTCCGAGCGCCGCCTCACCCACCGGCACCGCGATCGCACGACCGGTGTCGACGGCGTCCATTCCACGGCTCACGCCGTCGGTGGACGACATCGAGACCGCGCGCACCTGCCCG contains the following coding sequences:
- the atpD gene encoding F0F1 ATP synthase subunit beta, with product MADNIGKVVQVIGPVLDVEFDPEHLPEIYNALVVKGTSEGGKEIDLTAEVQQHIGRGQVRAVSMSSTDGVSRGMDAVDTGRAIAVPVGEAALGRILNVLGDPVDEAGEIDASVERWPIHRHPPRFSDLEPKTEIFETGIKVVDLLAPYVKGGKTGLFGGAGVGKTVIIQELINNIAMEHGGRSVFCGVGERTREGNDLWLEFKEAGVLSSTALVYGQMNEPPGARLRVGLSGLTIAEYFRDVEKQDVLLFVDNIFRFTQAGSEVSALLGRMPSAVGYQPTLGTEMGELQERITSTREGSITSVQAIYVPADDLTDPAPATAFTHLDATTVLSRAISEKGIYPAVDPLDSSSRILDPQFLGERHYSVAVEVQSILQRYKDLQDIIAILGMDELTEEDKVIVGRARRLERFLSQPFHVAEVFTGIPGKYVKLADTIESFERVAKGEFDHLPEQAFYMKGSIEEVVAEAEKLAKVG
- a CDS encoding PHP domain-containing protein, yielding MRLDLHIHTTASDGDFDPEAIVRAAIDGALDVIAVTDHDTTAGVGPALAAAEGSALRVVAGTELSSTWEGREIHVLGYGVDPAAPPLREHEARAKRVRVERMERIIQGLAREEGIHVSMRSVLDAAGPRHEMVGRPHLAQVLIDEGHARDFSDAFGRFIGDHRPAFVSTRLQTPEEAVETILAAGGVPVWAHPPMDLLDALVERLAAVGLQGVEVHRPEARPSHIKRLRSAARRHALVTTGGSDWHNPRRNSTLGTFWVGGSKIQPFVELLGLGR
- the atpC gene encoding ATP synthase F1 subunit epsilon, which encodes MAALDVRVVSPEKVVFEGQAAGVVAPSWDGQVGILPGHAPMVALLGAGALDLDLPGGGSRRFHLAGGVVKVENDRVTVLTEFASVDAPTEIPAGLVPDPEDLLEGASAGNPLA